Proteins encoded together in one bacterium window:
- a CDS encoding DUF4143 domain-containing protein: MNQAVTQSLAGRIGILTLLPLSIQELKASTLLNDNVHSVILSGAYPRIYAKTIAPEEFYPSYIQSYVERDIRQLVNVENLHTFQRFMQLCAARVGQQLNISDLATQCSIAQKTVQSWLSILEASYIIFLLNPYYKNFSKRIVKTPKLYFYDTGLACSLLNIRSSEELALSSFRGPLFECLMIADLFKEYFSRGLKAPLYYWRDANGRLEVDCLVDQGTKLTPIEIKSNEKIDDGYFNNLTKFQEIAESTPVHNYVLYAGMHKQARTAGTIVGWQMAHELIDLISTSK, from the coding sequence ATGAATCAAGCAGTCACGCAATCGCTTGCTGGGCGCATTGGCATCTTGACACTACTACCGCTTTCTATCCAAGAACTCAAAGCAAGCACACTTCTAAACGATAACGTGCACAGCGTTATTTTGTCTGGCGCCTACCCACGCATTTATGCCAAAACTATCGCACCGGAAGAATTTTATCCTTCCTACATTCAATCATACGTTGAGCGCGATATCCGCCAACTGGTCAATGTTGAAAATTTACATACCTTTCAACGTTTTATGCAATTGTGCGCAGCGCGCGTTGGGCAACAATTAAATATTTCTGACCTAGCAACACAATGCAGCATTGCACAAAAAACCGTACAAAGTTGGCTTTCAATCCTTGAAGCAAGCTATATTATTTTCTTACTCAATCCATATTACAAAAATTTTAGTAAGCGCATCGTAAAAACACCTAAACTTTATTTTTATGATACTGGCCTTGCCTGCTCATTGCTCAATATCCGTTCAAGCGAAGAACTTGCGCTCAGCTCATTTCGTGGGCCACTTTTTGAATGCCTCATGATTGCTGATTTGTTTAAGGAATATTTTAGCAGAGGCTTGAAAGCGCCGTTGTACTACTGGCGTGACGCGAACGGCCGCCTAGAAGTTGATTGTCTTGTCGACCAAGGCACCAAGCTCACCCCGATTGAAATTAAATCAAACGAAAAAATTGATGATGGCTATTTCAATAACCTCACCAAATTTCAGGAAATAGCCGAATCAACACCCGTGCATAATTATGTTCTGTATGCCGGCATGCATAAGCAAGCGCGCACAGCAGGAACTATTGTTGGATGGCAAATGGCACACGAATTAATCGATTTGATATCTACATCAAAATGA
- a CDS encoding AAA family ATPase: MIFKRTITQALLRYAKFPVVGLFGPRQSGKTTLVKDIFNNHKYLNFEEPAIRTFAQENPQGFLREFENDHGIILDEFQYVPEILSYIQLDVDTKIDLVILF, from the coding sequence ATGATATTTAAAAGAACCATAACACAAGCCCTGTTGCGCTATGCCAAGTTCCCCGTTGTTGGCCTGTTTGGCCCTCGACAATCCGGAAAAACCACACTGGTTAAGGATATTTTTAACAACCATAAATATCTTAACTTTGAAGAACCAGCCATCCGCACCTTTGCTCAAGAAAACCCACAAGGTTTCTTACGTGAGTTTGAGAATGATCATGGTATTATTTTGGATGAATTTCAGTATGTTCCTGAAATTTTGTCGTACATTCAACTTGATGTAGATACAAAGATCGACCTGGTTATTTTGTTTTGA